A DNA window from Halorubrum sp. DM2 contains the following coding sequences:
- a CDS encoding helix-turn-helix domain-containing protein, whose protein sequence is MATNDASERDGGHTVSIEIDPGADVAAVLGEIAELDVNGARVRDVSGEERSAVPVDPADLTAVQRQTLLRAVEAGYYSDPREATLSDLAAEFDISKSAVSQRLHGAEATIVRRVVEGMDREDRPTTRFDQRE, encoded by the coding sequence ATGGCCACGAACGACGCGAGCGAGCGCGACGGCGGGCACACGGTCTCCATAGAGATCGATCCGGGTGCCGACGTCGCGGCCGTGTTAGGCGAAATCGCGGAACTCGACGTCAACGGAGCACGGGTCCGCGACGTCAGCGGCGAGGAGAGATCGGCGGTCCCGGTCGATCCCGCAGATCTGACCGCGGTACAGCGTCAGACGCTGCTTCGAGCGGTCGAAGCCGGGTACTACTCCGACCCGCGGGAAGCGACGCTCTCGGATCTCGCCGCCGAGTTCGACATCTCTAAGTCCGCGGTGTCACAGCGCCTCCACGGCGCCGAGGCCACCATCGTCCGACGCGTGGTCGAGGGAATGGACCGCGAGGACCGCCCGACGACCCGGTTCGACCAGCGCGAGTGA
- a CDS encoding Mrp/NBP35 family ATP-binding protein gives MTTELRTELAQIDYPALTGASRTDDDADIVSLGIVGDVEVDDGVAHVELALGAPHSPAESRLAERVREVVREAGYEPSLSIAIDDDTPAGLIEDAPNVIAVSSGKGGVGKSTVAVNLATAIAERGANVGLFDADVYGPNIPRMLGVHDHPGMAEDDETIIPVERHGLKLMSIGFLVGEDDPVIWRGAMVDKVLTQLYDDTRWGDLDYFVVDLPPGTGDAQLTMLQQMPVLGSVVVTTPQDVALDNARKGARMFDRHDTEVLGFVENMSTFVCPNCGDAHDVFDAGGGERIAEEFDRPLLAEIPLDPSIREACETGEPVVSNDDAEASRAFESLAEGVMDAVGALRRRSHSETARSTVDESRSAAERADAQTS, from the coding sequence ATGACCACAGAACTACGAACGGAGTTAGCACAGATAGACTACCCGGCGCTCACCGGAGCGTCACGGACCGACGACGACGCGGACATCGTCTCGCTCGGAATCGTGGGCGACGTCGAGGTCGACGACGGGGTGGCGCACGTCGAACTTGCGCTCGGGGCACCGCACTCGCCGGCGGAGAGTCGGCTCGCGGAGCGAGTCCGAGAGGTCGTCCGCGAGGCGGGCTACGAGCCGTCGCTGTCGATCGCGATCGACGACGACACGCCGGCGGGACTGATTGAGGACGCCCCGAACGTGATCGCCGTCTCCTCCGGCAAGGGCGGCGTCGGGAAGAGCACCGTCGCGGTGAACCTCGCGACGGCGATAGCCGAGCGGGGAGCCAACGTCGGGTTGTTCGACGCCGACGTGTACGGCCCGAACATCCCGCGGATGCTCGGCGTTCACGACCACCCCGGCATGGCCGAGGACGACGAGACCATCATCCCGGTCGAGCGACACGGGCTGAAGCTGATGAGCATCGGCTTCCTCGTCGGCGAGGACGACCCCGTGATCTGGCGGGGCGCGATGGTCGACAAGGTACTCACGCAGCTGTACGACGACACGCGGTGGGGCGACCTCGACTACTTCGTCGTCGACCTCCCGCCGGGGACCGGCGACGCGCAGCTGACGATGCTCCAACAGATGCCGGTCCTCGGGTCGGTTGTCGTCACGACGCCGCAGGACGTCGCTCTGGACAACGCGCGGAAGGGGGCTCGGATGTTCGACAGACACGACACCGAGGTGCTCGGCTTCGTCGAGAACATGAGCACGTTCGTCTGTCCGAACTGCGGGGACGCTCACGACGTGTTCGACGCGGGGGGCGGCGAGCGGATCGCCGAGGAGTTCGACCGGCCGCTGCTCGCGGAGATCCCGCTCGACCCGTCGATCCGCGAGGCCTGCGAGACCGGAGAGCCGGTCGTCTCGAACGACGACGCGGAGGCGTCGAGGGCGTTCGAGTCGCTCGCCGAGGGAGTCATGGACGCGGTCGGAGCGCTCAGGCGGCGGTCACACAGCGAGACGGCGAGGTCGACGGTCGACGAGTCGCGATCGGCCGCCGAGCGCGCCGACGCGCAGACGAGCTGA
- a CDS encoding molybdopterin-dependent oxidoreductase, whose amino-acid sequence MSHTTEASRTGPAISLSEIDFSRLETVERAVEIRCATGDRWTADWRGTPVSAVVDRGAVPPETTHLTFETADGYRACLDVHTALDGVLAVAMDGEPLDAAERPRLVCPGIEGIRTVKGVSAVVPASLSRDGDPEELEALGIGESGGEKTAE is encoded by the coding sequence ATGAGTCACACCACGGAGGCGTCTCGCACGGGACCGGCGATCTCCCTCTCCGAGATCGACTTCAGTCGGCTCGAAACCGTCGAACGCGCAGTCGAGATCCGGTGTGCGACGGGCGACCGGTGGACGGCCGACTGGCGCGGAACGCCCGTCTCGGCCGTGGTCGACCGGGGCGCGGTCCCGCCGGAGACCACGCACCTGACCTTCGAGACCGCGGACGGCTACCGCGCCTGTCTCGACGTTCACACCGCGCTCGACGGCGTGCTGGCGGTCGCGATGGACGGGGAGCCGCTCGACGCCGCGGAACGCCCGCGGCTCGTCTGTCCCGGTATCGAGGGCATTCGGACGGTGAAGGGCGTCTCGGCCGTCGTCCCCGCGTCACTTTCGCGCGACGGGGACCCGGAGGAACTGGAGGCGCTGGGGATCGGCGAGAGCGGCGGCGAGAAGACCGCCGAATGA
- a CDS encoding metalloregulator ArsR/SmtB family transcription factor produces the protein MSNQPNTSTDADSESASGTLRRIEGDACCEGPFPATRRVGETTLDAELSSFKALANAKRLRIVHALREGELCACELETVLDAPQSTVASHLRKLRDAGIVNTRKEGKWTYYRIADTASLQLLDLAAALGEDR, from the coding sequence ATGTCCAATCAACCGAACACCTCGACCGACGCAGACTCCGAATCCGCGAGCGGGACACTCAGGCGGATCGAGGGAGACGCATGCTGTGAGGGGCCGTTCCCCGCGACCCGCCGGGTCGGGGAGACGACCCTCGACGCGGAGCTGTCGTCGTTCAAAGCGCTGGCCAACGCAAAGCGGCTGCGAATCGTCCACGCGCTCCGGGAGGGCGAACTCTGTGCCTGCGAGCTAGAGACCGTGTTAGACGCACCGCAGTCGACGGTCGCCTCACACCTCCGGAAGCTCCGTGACGCGGGGATCGTCAACACGCGTAAGGAGGGGAAGTGGACGTACTATCGGATCGCGGACACGGCGAGCCTCCAGCTGCTCGACCTGGCCGCGGCGCTGGGTGAGGACAGATGA
- the nrfD gene encoding NrfD/PsrC family molybdoenzyme membrane anchor subunit, producing MSTPTGSDRRAATLADPGPRYYAMLAVAGLVVLAMVYSFVTVLTQGHGITGLHNWGTDGGVPWGLDIGAFSWWSAMGVGAIALSAIIRVFHMDEYRPYARIGELLTPLAFGVGFLHIVFDLGQPFRVLNTLIYLPLQSPIAWDVILLAGLGTISVVYLVASLRADVYELSERDALPAALGPVYDALLIGYEPSETETGKGLTWWLAALVLVFIPVVGGGVVPLLWGPLGVNINWFGAIQGPTFLAASMTTGAAAVLFVGCVLRYAYGLDDVFTDRTLRRFGAVTGAFAFTYLLGTFYEIQTGSFAADMADPNVTALIFEGPLAPLLVLAIVAIVVPTAYLTIQHAVDRFSLLGTALLTGVMLVGILHQETWLIVGGLMYPDLPYQVGEYTPSIYEWLNLMGTTALVALVMLVFAKTLPVVSDPAEVGSNR from the coding sequence ATGAGTACCCCCACCGGCTCGGACCGGCGGGCGGCGACGCTCGCGGATCCGGGCCCCCGCTACTACGCGATGCTGGCGGTCGCCGGGCTCGTCGTGCTCGCGATGGTGTACAGCTTCGTGACCGTCCTGACGCAGGGTCACGGTATCACCGGCCTACACAACTGGGGGACCGACGGCGGGGTCCCGTGGGGGCTCGACATCGGCGCGTTCAGCTGGTGGTCGGCGATGGGCGTCGGTGCCATCGCGCTGTCGGCGATCATCCGCGTGTTCCACATGGACGAGTACCGGCCGTACGCCCGAATCGGCGAGCTGCTGACGCCGCTGGCGTTCGGGGTCGGCTTCCTGCACATCGTCTTCGACCTCGGGCAGCCGTTCCGCGTGCTCAACACGCTCATCTACCTGCCCCTCCAGTCGCCGATCGCGTGGGACGTGATCCTGCTGGCGGGGCTCGGAACCATCTCCGTCGTCTACCTGGTCGCGTCGCTCCGCGCGGACGTCTACGAACTCTCCGAGCGGGACGCGCTTCCGGCGGCGCTTGGTCCGGTCTACGACGCGCTGCTGATCGGCTACGAGCCGTCGGAGACCGAGACCGGGAAAGGTCTCACATGGTGGCTCGCGGCGCTCGTCCTCGTGTTCATCCCGGTCGTCGGCGGCGGGGTCGTCCCGCTTTTGTGGGGCCCGCTCGGCGTCAACATCAACTGGTTCGGCGCGATTCAGGGGCCGACGTTCCTCGCGGCGAGCATGACGACCGGCGCGGCAGCGGTGCTGTTCGTCGGCTGCGTCCTCCGCTACGCGTACGGGCTCGACGACGTGTTCACCGACCGGACGCTCAGACGGTTCGGTGCCGTGACCGGCGCGTTCGCGTTCACCTACCTGCTGGGGACGTTCTACGAGATCCAGACCGGATCGTTCGCCGCCGACATGGCCGATCCGAACGTCACCGCACTCATCTTCGAGGGACCGCTCGCGCCCCTGCTGGTACTCGCGATCGTCGCGATCGTTGTCCCGACGGCGTACCTCACGATACAGCACGCGGTCGACCGGTTCAGCCTGCTGGGGACGGCCCTCCTGACGGGCGTCATGCTCGTCGGGATCCTCCACCAGGAGACGTGGCTGATCGTCGGCGGGCTGATGTACCCCGACCTGCCGTACCAGGTCGGTGAGTACACGCCCTCGATCTACGAGTGGCTGAACCTGATGGGGACGACCGCACTCGTCGCGCTCGTCATGCTGGTGTTCGCCAAGACGCTGCCCGTGGTCTCTGACCCCGCGGAGGTGGGATCGAACCGATGA
- a CDS encoding metalloregulator ArsR/SmtB family transcription factor, with amino-acid sequence MSSTDRLQRYVADECGSCTDEDLSKRLAELEALNDSVGGSDLETDVDLLSALANETRYKIVRMLHAADDDELCVCELSPLLDVSDSAISHALSKLTDAGLVTRRKEGKWRMYRATPRANAVLVALDGSRSL; translated from the coding sequence ATGTCATCGACCGATCGGCTCCAGCGGTACGTCGCCGACGAGTGCGGCTCCTGTACGGACGAGGACCTCTCTAAGCGGCTCGCGGAGTTGGAAGCGCTGAACGACTCCGTCGGCGGGTCGGACTTGGAGACCGACGTGGATCTGCTGTCGGCGCTCGCGAACGAGACGCGGTACAAGATCGTCCGTATGCTCCACGCGGCCGACGACGACGAGCTGTGCGTCTGCGAGCTCTCGCCGCTGCTGGACGTGAGCGACAGCGCGATCAGTCACGCCCTCTCGAAGCTCACCGACGCCGGCCTCGTCACGCGCCGGAAGGAGGGGAAGTGGCGGATGTACCGCGCCACGCCGCGCGCGAACGCGGTCCTCGTCGCGCTCGACGGCTCGCGGTCGCTGTAG
- a CDS encoding permease: protein MIPPGTEAALLDSWDYFVHLAIVLTPLFIGASFLVGLAQEYLPPERVEEMLRARDHGSGNVLAAGLGAVTPFCSCSTVPVLAGLLGAGAPTGMAFSFLLASPIVNWIAVFLLFGLFGTGVTVAYVTTALFAAIVAGLIIGTLDLDEYIKDVRITAGGREIATDGGAAPSDASKAADAASGCSECGTTATNWTHKERVTAAGEGALSFFRDTLPYIAVGIAIGALIHGAVPAEFLQRIAGPGNPLATPIAALAGAPIYVSLSGMLPIAHSLTEAGIPIGTVIAFVIGGAGISIPNLILLNKLFERRLLAIYATTVVTIGITVGVLFNTVFAGLL from the coding sequence ATGATCCCGCCGGGCACCGAGGCGGCGCTGCTCGACTCGTGGGACTACTTCGTTCACCTCGCGATAGTCCTTACGCCGCTTTTCATCGGCGCATCGTTCCTCGTCGGGCTCGCACAGGAGTATCTCCCCCCGGAGCGCGTCGAGGAGATGCTCCGGGCGCGCGATCACGGCAGCGGGAACGTCCTCGCGGCGGGCCTCGGCGCGGTGACGCCGTTCTGCTCGTGTTCGACCGTTCCCGTGTTGGCCGGCCTGTTGGGCGCCGGGGCGCCGACGGGCATGGCATTCTCGTTCCTGCTCGCGTCGCCGATCGTCAACTGGATCGCCGTGTTCCTGCTGTTCGGCCTGTTCGGGACCGGCGTCACCGTCGCCTACGTGACGACCGCGCTGTTCGCAGCGATCGTCGCGGGCCTGATCATCGGCACGCTCGATCTCGACGAGTACATCAAAGACGTCCGTATCACGGCGGGCGGCCGCGAGATCGCGACCGACGGCGGAGCGGCTCCTTCGGACGCCTCGAAGGCGGCCGACGCCGCGTCCGGCTGTAGCGAGTGCGGGACGACCGCGACGAATTGGACCCACAAGGAACGCGTGACCGCGGCCGGGGAGGGCGCACTCTCCTTCTTCCGCGACACGCTCCCCTACATCGCCGTCGGCATCGCGATCGGCGCGCTGATCCACGGGGCAGTGCCCGCGGAGTTCCTCCAGCGGATCGCCGGCCCGGGGAACCCGCTCGCGACGCCGATCGCCGCGCTCGCCGGCGCACCGATCTACGTGAGCCTCAGCGGAATGCTCCCGATCGCGCACTCGCTCACCGAGGCGGGGATCCCGATCGGGACGGTGATCGCGTTCGTCATCGGCGGGGCAGGGATCAGTATCCCGAACCTAATCTTGTTGAACAAGCTGTTCGAACGGCGGCTGCTCGCGATCTACGCGACGACGGTCGTGACGATCGGGATCACGGTTGGTGTGCTGTTCAACACCGTCTTCGCCGGTCTGCTCTGA
- a CDS encoding MIP/aquaporin family protein, with translation MNPYVAEVIGTAILIVFGGGVVANVVLDETKGNGGGWIVITWGWAIGVFMGVFTISQVSGGHINPAVTVGLAAAGLFDWAQVPLYVASQTLGGFLGGVTVWLAYKDHFAITEAEDAKLAIFSTAPEIRNYASNLITEIIGTFVLVFAVLYLNSAGFVDGTSGQILQTITIDGQEVGFGLGALSALPIALVVLGIGLSLGGPTGYAINPARDLGPRVAHAVLPFPHKGPSDWAYSWVPVVGPILGALLAAGLYRVL, from the coding sequence ATGAACCCGTACGTGGCCGAGGTCATCGGAACCGCGATCCTCATTGTCTTCGGCGGCGGCGTCGTCGCCAACGTGGTGCTCGACGAGACGAAGGGGAACGGCGGCGGCTGGATCGTCATCACGTGGGGGTGGGCCATCGGCGTGTTCATGGGCGTGTTCACCATCAGTCAGGTCAGCGGCGGCCACATCAACCCCGCCGTGACGGTCGGGCTCGCCGCCGCCGGGCTGTTCGACTGGGCGCAGGTGCCGCTCTACGTCGCCTCGCAGACGCTCGGCGGATTCCTGGGCGGCGTTACGGTGTGGCTAGCCTACAAGGATCACTTCGCGATCACGGAAGCCGAGGACGCGAAGCTGGCGATCTTCTCGACCGCTCCCGAGATCCGAAACTACGCGTCGAACCTGATAACCGAAATCATCGGGACGTTCGTGTTGGTTTTTGCCGTATTGTACCTGAACTCCGCCGGCTTCGTCGACGGGACGTCCGGCCAGATCCTCCAGACGATCACCATTGACGGACAGGAGGTCGGGTTCGGGCTCGGTGCGCTGTCGGCGCTCCCGATCGCGTTGGTCGTCCTCGGGATCGGGTTGTCGCTCGGCGGCCCCACCGGTTACGCGATCAACCCCGCACGGGACCTCGGACCGCGCGTCGCACACGCAGTCCTCCCGTTCCCGCACAAGGGACCGTCGGACTGGGCGTACTCCTGGGTCCCCGTCGTGGGACCGATCCTCGGCGCGCTCCTCGCGGCCGGGCTGTATCGGGTCCTGTAG
- a CDS encoding 4Fe-4S ferredoxin N-terminal domain-containing protein: MHRDHEAPPDIDDDEFDGWAEDQLGDVEYDTELGKEMGKDAIRLARGEMDEAEFHEKYHEQVKDEFGLDDRPTKPEGFDDE, encoded by the coding sequence ATGCATCGTGACCACGAGGCTCCACCCGACATCGACGACGATGAGTTCGACGGCTGGGCCGAAGACCAGCTCGGTGACGTCGAGTACGACACCGAACTGGGCAAAGAGATGGGAAAAGACGCCATCCGCCTCGCTCGCGGCGAGATGGACGAAGCGGAGTTCCACGAGAAGTACCACGAGCAGGTAAAAGACGAGTTCGGCTTGGACGACCGGCCGACGAAACCGGAGGGGTTCGACGATGAGTAG
- a CDS encoding 4Fe-4S dicluster domain-containing protein: MTQLGMAIDLERCYGCRACMEACKVENSTPRGAFWMHVFRFEEGEYPETEQTNMPRPCQHCSEPSCASACPTSARFKREEDGIVLTDYDRCIGCRYCEIGCPYGVNYAQFEHPEDAQYGYGSESNEHNGDDTHGSGTFAEALGDEAPGEGKPPWHDPILDEPTEPRGTQMTGPQPEGVMSKCTMCAHRQDNPERGQQGTTACQETCPVDAIKFGDMEDPESDPNQHLEDKSSSSTFKLLEDRGTEPNVVYIGDEPGDDARAIEDADTFKDPQEAIEIEKNPPESRSTDVEVGQ, encoded by the coding sequence ATGACACAACTCGGCATGGCGATCGACTTGGAGCGGTGTTACGGCTGTCGGGCCTGTATGGAGGCCTGTAAGGTCGAGAACAGCACGCCCCGCGGGGCGTTCTGGATGCACGTCTTCCGCTTCGAGGAGGGCGAGTATCCGGAGACCGAACAGACCAACATGCCCCGGCCGTGCCAGCACTGCTCGGAGCCGTCGTGTGCGTCGGCCTGTCCGACCTCGGCGCGGTTCAAACGCGAGGAGGACGGGATCGTCCTCACCGACTACGACCGCTGTATCGGCTGCCGGTACTGCGAGATCGGCTGCCCGTACGGCGTCAACTACGCGCAGTTCGAACACCCCGAAGACGCCCAGTACGGGTACGGCTCCGAATCGAACGAGCACAACGGCGACGACACGCACGGATCGGGCACCTTCGCGGAGGCGCTCGGCGACGAGGCGCCCGGCGAGGGCAAGCCGCCGTGGCACGACCCGATACTCGACGAGCCCACCGAACCCCGCGGTACACAGATGACCGGCCCCCAGCCGGAGGGCGTGATGAGCAAGTGTACGATGTGTGCGCACCGCCAGGATAACCCCGAACGCGGCCAGCAGGGGACGACCGCCTGCCAGGAGACCTGTCCGGTCGACGCGATCAAGTTCGGCGACATGGAGGATCCCGAAAGCGATCCCAATCAGCACCTCGAGGATAAGTCCTCGTCGTCGACGTTCAAGCTGCTCGAGGACCGCGGCACCGAGCCGAACGTCGTCTACATCGGCGACGAGCCCGGCGACGACGCCCGCGCCATCGAGGACGCGGACACGTTCAAGGACCCGCAGGAGGCCATCGAGATCGAGAAGAACCCGCCTGAGAGCCGCTCGACCGACGTGGAGGTGGGCCAATGA
- a CDS encoding molecular chaperone TorD family protein, giving the protein MSSTNTEPEADNPTSREPADSPDESPVDARVYRILGEQLLSRPDRERVDAVGAWAREWLATAESLPVEIETALGRIADGSEADVEPLRTAYTHLFRGISESDPDPPYESMYVGGGFYSETTTEIRQGYRWAGVDVDTTGSNEPPDHLGLELQFLGELLTMDDTEADADEPDVEDAKWWLLDEHLAEWLPTYMARIQQADPHDYYAGIVELALATVKSHRDRLGERR; this is encoded by the coding sequence ATGAGCTCCACCAACACCGAACCGGAAGCCGACAATCCCACCTCGCGGGAGCCGGCGGACTCCCCCGACGAGAGCCCGGTCGACGCCCGGGTGTATCGCATCCTCGGCGAGCAGCTCCTCAGTCGGCCCGACCGCGAGCGCGTCGACGCCGTCGGGGCGTGGGCGCGGGAGTGGCTGGCGACCGCGGAGTCGCTGCCGGTGGAGATAGAGACCGCTCTCGGGCGGATCGCCGACGGAAGCGAGGCCGACGTCGAACCCCTCCGGACGGCCTACACGCACCTCTTCAGGGGGATCTCCGAGAGCGATCCCGACCCGCCGTACGAGTCGATGTACGTCGGCGGGGGCTTCTACAGCGAGACCACCACCGAGATCAGACAGGGCTACCGGTGGGCCGGCGTGGACGTCGACACCACTGGCAGCAACGAGCCGCCGGATCACCTCGGCTTAGAACTGCAGTTCCTCGGCGAACTGCTGACGATGGACGACACCGAGGCCGACGCCGACGAGCCCGACGTCGAGGACGCCAAGTGGTGGCTGCTCGACGAGCACCTGGCCGAGTGGCTCCCGACCTACATGGCCCGGATCCAGCAGGCCGATCCGCACGACTACTACGCGGGGATCGTCGAGCTCGCCCTCGCGACGGTGAAATCCCACCGTGACCGACTCGGCGAGCGGAGGTAA
- a CDS encoding molybdopterin-dependent oxidoreductase: protein MSSDGLDLTRRDALKAGGVAAAALGIGGSASFLQEAEAQSTSLEYEEVPTACWVGKQDCGAVAKKVGNRVVKYEGHPDDPRTEGSLCPKGQAQIEQVYSPYRIKAPLKRTNDKGQFGEFQEISWEQAMDEIGEDLKAKLEDDPRRVVFQVGRKKSPQWQEDAWVTGTSDKYGSMEKYGHGATCSDSGYRAQELMFATHGVSETDFENCQYYIGWGHNVAQGGGAHMCQITWPKQVADARDDQGMESVSIDPQRRNSGPYTDTWLPIEPGTDMAFWLAFNSVLVENGYIDEEYLTTATNAPCLVATEGDEEGHILRTDDAEDPGEEYTWADGELVWDEAAGEAVAHEEASSPENVALRGTYEVDGVEARPAFDLYLDQISQYDPEWAAEITDLEADEIEQTALDWGENAEIGATVERNGIEIPYRPVGTHGYHVAQQEMGVQTTMAQYHASMLVGAVDVVGSTRVRKGKYAEPQDYRQPFRDQAFHPEKITPNPDGPSLGGSMFHPIDSTAYSQSHVSQTNPDKYNLPYEPEEMAWIVQMANPVHSAPQTDTVIESMSEVDTTVVVDPWMSATADVAADYVLPAATADKLQGPTGGWNGYADIEHIRFPSMDPLWDSKPDAEIFIQMAKAVDAYEEYVLDINSELGLDGTEYAYSGADEAPDDPSEFLRDGLDRWAKTKGHDLDWFREGNVITNEWEVGDGNRYAYTWGMDNGYGDFNPYDAKHEFYSETLFRLGERVDELFADSKFDDPEAEFPYLQDYTAYPTWRQPTMYDSPDEYDLTLFSWHQIEHKQSRTSTNKLLNEIAPASSIRLNPKDAERIGVETGDEVTIETHNAQTGETYEAEGVVMIQDGVKLGSLGLPAHHGTWKDSVTEALDEGPHCNTILPSGPGYLGLDNGQAFQVRAKVEPKGGDD, encoded by the coding sequence ATGAGTAGCGACGGACTCGATCTGACGAGGCGGGACGCGCTGAAGGCCGGCGGCGTCGCGGCCGCGGCGCTGGGCATCGGTGGCAGCGCGTCGTTCCTCCAGGAGGCCGAAGCGCAGTCGACCAGCCTGGAGTACGAGGAGGTGCCGACCGCCTGCTGGGTCGGCAAGCAGGACTGCGGGGCGGTCGCCAAGAAGGTCGGCAACCGCGTCGTCAAGTACGAGGGGCATCCCGACGACCCGCGCACGGAGGGGTCGCTCTGTCCGAAGGGCCAGGCCCAGATCGAACAGGTCTACAGCCCGTATCGAATCAAGGCCCCCCTCAAGCGGACGAACGACAAGGGCCAGTTCGGCGAGTTCCAAGAGATCAGCTGGGAGCAGGCGATGGACGAGATCGGCGAGGACCTGAAGGCGAAACTCGAAGACGACCCCCGCCGCGTCGTCTTCCAGGTCGGCCGGAAGAAATCGCCGCAGTGGCAGGAGGACGCGTGGGTGACCGGCACGAGCGACAAGTACGGCAGCATGGAGAAGTACGGCCACGGCGCGACCTGTTCCGACTCGGGATACCGCGCCCAGGAGCTGATGTTCGCCACGCACGGCGTCTCGGAGACCGACTTCGAGAACTGTCAGTACTACATCGGCTGGGGGCACAACGTCGCTCAGGGCGGCGGTGCCCACATGTGTCAGATCACGTGGCCGAAACAGGTCGCCGACGCCCGCGACGACCAGGGCATGGAGAGCGTCTCGATCGACCCGCAGCGGCGTAACTCCGGCCCCTACACCGACACCTGGCTCCCGATCGAGCCGGGGACGGACATGGCCTTCTGGCTGGCGTTCAACAGCGTCCTCGTCGAGAACGGCTACATCGACGAGGAGTACCTGACGACCGCGACCAACGCGCCGTGTCTCGTCGCCACCGAAGGCGACGAGGAAGGCCACATCCTCCGGACCGACGACGCCGAGGACCCCGGCGAGGAGTACACCTGGGCCGACGGCGAACTCGTCTGGGACGAGGCCGCCGGCGAGGCGGTCGCCCACGAGGAGGCGTCGTCGCCGGAGAACGTCGCACTGCGAGGGACCTACGAGGTCGACGGCGTCGAAGCGCGTCCGGCCTTCGATCTCTACCTCGATCAGATCTCCCAGTACGACCCCGAGTGGGCCGCCGAGATCACCGACCTCGAAGCCGACGAGATCGAACAGACCGCCCTCGACTGGGGCGAGAACGCCGAGATCGGCGCGACCGTCGAACGGAACGGCATCGAGATCCCGTACCGACCCGTCGGGACCCACGGCTACCACGTCGCCCAACAGGAGATGGGCGTCCAGACGACGATGGCCCAGTACCACGCCTCGATGCTGGTCGGGGCGGTCGACGTGGTCGGTTCGACGCGCGTCCGGAAAGGCAAGTACGCCGAGCCACAGGACTATCGCCAGCCGTTCCGCGACCAGGCGTTCCACCCGGAGAAGATCACGCCGAACCCGGACGGCCCGTCGCTGGGCGGGAGCATGTTCCACCCCATCGACTCGACGGCGTACTCTCAGAGCCACGTCAGCCAGACCAACCCCGACAAGTACAATCTCCCCTACGAGCCCGAGGAGATGGCGTGGATCGTCCAGATGGCCAACCCAGTCCACTCGGCGCCCCAGACCGACACGGTCATCGAGAGCATGAGCGAGGTCGACACGACCGTCGTCGTCGACCCGTGGATGAGCGCGACCGCCGACGTGGCCGCCGACTACGTGCTGCCCGCGGCGACCGCCGACAAGCTCCAGGGGCCGACCGGCGGCTGGAACGGCTACGCCGACATCGAGCACATCCGGTTCCCCTCGATGGACCCGCTGTGGGACAGCAAGCCCGACGCGGAGATCTTCATCCAGATGGCGAAGGCGGTCGACGCCTACGAGGAGTACGTCCTCGACATCAACTCCGAGCTCGGGCTCGACGGGACAGAGTACGCGTACTCGGGCGCCGACGAGGCGCCGGACGACCCGAGCGAGTTCCTCCGGGACGGCCTCGACCGCTGGGCGAAGACGAAGGGCCACGACCTCGACTGGTTCCGCGAGGGGAACGTCATCACCAACGAGTGGGAGGTCGGCGACGGCAACCGCTACGCCTACACGTGGGGGATGGACAACGGCTACGGCGATTTCAACCCCTACGACGCCAAACACGAGTTCTACAGCGAGACGCTGTTCCGGCTCGGCGAGCGCGTCGACGAACTGTTCGCCGACTCGAAGTTCGACGACCCGGAGGCGGAGTTCCCGTACCTCCAGGATTACACCGCCTATCCGACCTGGCGGCAGCCGACGATGTACGACTCGCCCGACGAGTACGACCTGACGCTGTTCAGCTGGCACCAGATCGAGCACAAGCAGTCGCGGACGAGCACGAACAAGCTGCTCAACGAGATCGCGCCGGCCTCGTCGATCCGGCTGAACCCCAAAGACGCCGAGCGGATCGGCGTCGAGACCGGCGACGAGGTGACGATCGAGACCCACAACGCCCAGACCGGCGAAACCTACGAGGCCGAGGGCGTCGTGATGATTCAAGACGGCGTCAAACTCGGTTCCCTGGGCCTTCCGGCCCACCACGGGACCTGGAAAGACAGCGTGACGGAGGCCCTCGACGAGGGGCCGCACTGTAACACGATCCTTCCCAGCGGCCCGGGCTACCTCGGCCTCGACAACGGCCAGGCGTTCCAGGTCCGTGCGAAGGTCGAACCCAAGGGAGGTGACGACTGA